Proteins found in one Mixophyes fleayi isolate aMixFle1 chromosome 8, aMixFle1.hap1, whole genome shotgun sequence genomic segment:
- the GPRC5D gene encoding G-protein coupled receptor family C group 5 member D, whose protein sequence is MSCNNDDYFFLCSAQDAWGIVLETLAAAGVVFTIALMLALLIMVPRISDNAKRELVPIQLIFLLGTLGIFGLTFAFIIKLNIQTCPTRFFLFGVLFAICFSCLLAHASKLVRLVRGGLGMSWWVMLVTVIALSLVQIIIAILYVAVYLARNMNQCSLPNPNLQDRNIDFVLILIYVLLLIAITFLVSMISMCGPCKYWKRHSAHIYITMFFSIGIWVAWIVMLLSGNNSLGNSPQWDDPVRAIALVANGWVFLILYMVPELCLLTRQQSDCAQDKNQTQPRLLRQTIGVDNRVFTQEDSIQGPCSGRSSPSSVPRFDATLPMREFEPSKEFSIPRPQPRPNAYMHYRTHDISPM, encoded by the exons GCTCTCATGTTAGCACTCCTCATTATGGTGCCTCGTATCTCTGACAATGCTAAACGGGAACTGGTTCCAATTCAATTAATCTTCCTCCTGGGTACACTTGGAATCTTTGGCCTTACATTTGCCTTTATCATAAAACTGAATATACAAACTTGCCCAACACGGTTCTTCCTTTTTGGAGTCCTATTTGCCATCTGTTTTTCTTGCCTTCTGGCTCATGCCAGCAAGCTAGTGAGGCTGGTTCGGGGTGGACTGGGTATGTCATGGTGGGTGATGCTAGTCACTGTGATTGCCCTTTCACTTGTGCAAATTATAATAGCCATTTTGTATGTAGCAGTTTATCTAGCAAGAAATATGAACCAATGCAGTTTGCCAAATCCAAATCTGCAAGACCGTAATATTGACTTTGTGCTCATACTGATATATGTTTTATTGCTTATTGCTATCACCTTTCTGGTGTCAATGATTAGTATGTGTGGACCTTGCAAATACTGGAAGAGACATAGTGCCCATATTTATATAACAATGTTTTTCTCAATTGGCATTTGGGTGGCTTGGATTGTTATGCTGCTTAGTGGAAATAATTCTCTAGGTAACTCTCCTCAGTGGGATGACCCTGTGAGAGCCATAGCTTTAGTAGCCAATGGTTGGGTTTTCCTTATTCTGTACATGGTGCCAGAGCTTTGTTTGTTGACAAGACAGCAATCAGATTGTGCCCAAGACAAAAATCAAACCCAACCACGTCTTCTTCGGCAAACTATTGGAGTAGACAACCGTGTATTTACTCAAGAAGATTCAATCCAAG GCCCATGCTCTGGAAGGAGTTCCCCCTCTTCTGTTCCACGGTTCGATGCAACTCTACCAATGAGA gAATTTGAACCATCAAAGGAGTTCTCTATACCTCGCCCTCAACCACGTCCAAACGCATATATGCATTACCGGACTCATGACATCAGTCCCATGTAA